One window of Anas platyrhynchos isolate ZD024472 breed Pekin duck chromosome 11, IASCAAS_PekinDuck_T2T, whole genome shotgun sequence genomic DNA carries:
- the RAMAC gene encoding RNA guanine-N7 methyltransferase activating subunit produces MTSLVDIPLDYEKMFAHRFTSDDKEYQEYLKRPADLPPIVEEWRNRSGGNQRRERFQDGRYFRGDRYNWQGDHRSNQRPERGWGNNYQQHRQGQSYSSHYGQYGYNSYNPGPRYHPY; encoded by the exons ATGACTTCGCTGGTAGACATTCCCCTGGATTATGAAAAGATGTTTGCTCATCGGTTCACATCAGATGATAAAGAATACCAAGAATACCTGAAACGCCCTGCAGATCTCCCTCCTATTGTTGAAGAATGGAGAAACAGATCTGGTGGCAACCAGAGAAGAGAACG GTTTCAAGATGGCAGATATTTTAGAGGGGACAGATACAACTGGCAAGGTGACCACAGATCTAATCAGAGGCCAGAAAGAGGTTGGGGTAACAActaccagcagcacagacaagGACAATCTTACTCTTCCCACTATGGACAATATGGCTACAACTCCTACAACCCAGGCCCTCGTTACCATCCCTACTGA